The following are encoded in a window of Drosophila simulans strain w501 chromosome 3L, Prin_Dsim_3.1, whole genome shotgun sequence genomic DNA:
- the LOC6737151 gene encoding large proline-rich protein bag6-B isoform X14: MLINLKVKTLDARIHEFSIDNELTIRQFKDQIAEKTNIAAENQRIIYQGRVLVDDKQVKEYDVDGKVLHVAERPPFSQRGANARNNDEPMRTFRNVARPQPPGMRNSPYFRAIDGMLVSTMAIPVNNGPVAGARPPPNRYPNSSSFCINRITVALHMIDCADNIAAYLENPAIGLNNQSLDILQRGRWSMESTVVEVGVSSTDLPRNNNIIDMVQDAVTAALSHTGARNYTVVQLPTVYTNENGETSQQGTAEAGTSEGAASGAASNASGETTAATVIIEDVIETDDEVADGASDRSVTPTPEPEAEGAVGGQLVTAAETPTSSAGSANDAAAEGGNNSGPRRRTRPQVLAQVIHHYRAVQTRLAPFVDRYYEILQNDPTFEDSDTDGRENAQRIFDRVSEAFHYLSHAQHAISDLMLDLSQPGPRVLTCRPILVEQSGYIRSNNIFTPNFLAQPSGIINEPFRNRAPGSASAAGTQTATTAGTQTATTAGTQTATTAGTQTPTTAGTPTAVPPAQAANLQAATDASRSAAAMAEIASRAAGAAAEMAAGAASAAAGAANAAAAAARDLSSDPVEDPVDEPMVAPNAAGAATPAQEQQRLEMDPQLEMARIIQAMVNGQRPNDVHVEFNAPNVMSINLPVHVMTTVRQAPAAGSNETAEQSASDSSSPESAPASGNGESPNAASTSSGTRSGDQRANTLPTTATQTRSTSRPQIQIGGNNNWGGRIAPTHTAFDRFLPCNSHHIREPEQLLQNNSTSRSTSTAPAGGASVLPPTSAAVTRPASVGSAVAAVGNTAASPSGEAAPIASTTPAAPPQTALPTSTLTPGGDSNNLRSQLRSFLNDSLFVGVPINEQTIPGAIGRALDWFGESLVYLPQYERPEYNSRDSVCNILRVSLRLIIELCNGAPAGVDSAQFEQSLKQICDQFRKRLYSVLFLCLGSANAELYWRQLMRLLCAPMRSNFRNEALQFLCIYIDPTIPAQTDTVDAQQFLVLRSIQGAPPTAADEQQPQEQSLDTDVEMADVAASGSNSSPAAELPAVIVGSEPWHMSFPNDWLPVITRDLQTQSEQSNRPQPPFSDAYISGMSAKRRKIIQSEKPTASVECLLANGVQRAIQSVGLGGSNGGSASSSSISMDTVIGSIAHDPTIQAAYTDAVRNSLKERIQRDVDFKASKYPQIAKFTEQK, from the exons ATGCTCATAAACCTTAAGGTGAAGACCTTAGATGCGCGCATCCACGAATTCAGCATCGACAATGAG CTCACCATCCGCCAGTTCAAGGACCAAATAGCCGAGAAGACTAACATTGCGGCGGAGAACCAGCGTATCATCTACCAGGGTCGCGTTCTGGTCGATGATAAGCAGGTGAAGGAATATG ATGTGGATGGCAAGGTGCTCCATGTGGCCGAACGACCACCATTCTCGCAGCGCGGAGCCAACGCCCGCAACAATGATGAACCCATGCGAACCTTCCGCAATGTGGCACGTCCGCAGCCGCCCGGAATGCGCAATTCTCCGTACTTCCGCGCCATCGATGGCATGCTGGTGAGCACCATGGCCATACCGGTGAACAATGGTCCAGTAGCAGGG GCACGTCCTCCTCCGAATCGTTATCCCAACTCGTCGTCCTTCTGCATTAACCGCATCACTGTCGCCCTGCACATGATCGATTGCGCTGACAATATAGCAGCTTATCTGGAAAATCCCGCCATTGGCCTGAACAATCAGTCACTGGACATTCTGCAGCGCGGTCGCTGGTCGATGGAGTCCACAGTCGTGGAAGTAGGTGTCTCCTCGACTGATCTGCCACGCAACAATAACATCATCGATATGGTCCAAGATGCCGTGACCGCTGCTCTTTCGCATACAGGAGCACGCAACTATACGGTGGTGCAGCTGCCCACGGTTTATACCAATGAGAATGGCGAGACCAGCCAGCAGGGAACTGCCGAAGCTGGAACCAGCGAAGGAGCAGCCAGTGGAGCTGCAAGTAATGCTAGTGGTGAAACCACAGCTGCTACTGTGATTATCGAGGATGTTATCGAAACGGACGACGAAGTGGCCGATGGAGCATCAGATCGTTCGGTCACGCCAACACCAGAGCCCGAGGCGGAAGGAGCAGTTGGTGGCCAGCTAGTCACTGCAGCAGAGACTCCCACATCCTCGGCTGGATCAGCAAATGACGCGGCTGCCGAAGGCGGCAACAACTCGGGACCCAGGCGCCGCACTCGTCCTCAGGTGTTGGCCCAAGTTATTCACCACTATCGTGCCGTACAGACTCGCTTGGCGCCTTTTGTTGATCGGTACTATGAGATTCTACAGAATGATCCCACTTTCGAGGACAGT GACACCGATGGTCGCGAGAACGCACAGCGCATCTTCGATCGCGTCTCGGAGGCTTTCCACTACCTTTCGCACGCCCAGCACGCTATATCCGATTTAATGCTTGACCTGTCGCAGCCAGGGCCACGTGTGCTCACCTGCCGACCCATTCTCGTCGAGCAGAGCGGCTACATACGCTCCAATAACATCTTTACGCCCAACTTTTTGGCACAGCCCTCGGGTATTATCAACGAGCCTTTCCGCAATAGAGCACCTGGTTCTGCCTCTGCAGCTGGCACTCAAACGGCCACCACCGCGGGAACTCAAACGGCGACCACCGCGGGCACTCAAACGGCCACCACCGCCGGCACTCAAACGCCCACCACCGCGGGCACTCCAACTGCTGTGCCACCGGCGCAGGCTGCCAATTTGCAGGCGGCCACCGATGCCAGTCGCAGTGCAGCGGCCATGGCGGAGATCGCCAGTCGAGCTGCTGGAGCCGCTGCGGAAATGGCTGCCGGAGCTGCAAGTGCGGCTGCTGGAGCTGCGAATGcggctgccgccgccgctcgCGATTTATCCAGTGATCCAGTAGAGGATCCCGTCGACGAGCCTATGGTAGCGCCAAATGCTGCAGGTGCGGCAACACCAGCACAAGAGCAACAGCGTCTCGAAATGG ATCCCCAATTGGAAATGGCTCGAATTATTCAGGCAATGGTTAATGGTCAACGCCCGAACGACGTCCATGTGGAATTCAATGCCCCCAACGTCATGTCGATTAACTTGCCCGTGCATGTGATGACGACCGTGCGACAGGCTCCGGCAGCTGGATCGAACGAAACAGCGGAACAGTCTGCGTCTGATTCCTCCTCCCCTGAAAGTGCTCCTGCATCGGGCAATGGAGAGTCTCCAAATGCAGCTTCAACATCAAGTGGAACACGCAGTGGCGATCAGAGGGCCAATACCTTGCCCACCACGGCCACCCAAACGCGCTCGACATCAAGACCACAGATTCAGATTGGCGGAAACAACAACTGGGGCGGACGCATTGCTCCGACACACACGGCATTCGACCGCTTTCTGCCTTGCAATAGTCATCACATTCGGGAACCAGAGCAGCTGCTCCAAAACAACAGTACCAGTCGCAGCACCTCGACAGCACCAGCAGGAGGAGCCAGCGTTCTTCCGCCTACATCTGCTGCAGTAACTCGTCCTG CTTCGGTAGGCAGCGCAGTCGCCGCCGTCGGAAATACGGCCGCCTCACCATCAGGAGAAGCTGCCCCAATTGCTTCAACCACGCCAGCTGCTCCGCCACAAACTGCTTTGCCGACATCCACACTCACTCCTGGCGGAGACTCGAACAACCTGCGTTCGCAACTGCGCAGCTTCCTCAACGACAGCCTGTTTGTCGGAGTGCCCATCAACGAGCAGACTATCCCGGGGGCCATTGGTCGCGCACTAGACTGGTTCGGGGAGAGCCTGGTCTACCTGCCGCAGTACGAGCGTCCGGAGTACAACTCCCGCGACTCTGTGTGCAACATCCTGCGTGTCAGCCTCCGCTTGATCATCGAGCTTTGTAATGGAGCTCCGGCCGGTGTCGATAGTGCTCAGTTCGAGCAAAGTCTCAAACAGATCTGTGACCAGTTCCGCAAGCGTCTGTACAGCGTTCTCTTCCTGTGCCTTGGAAGCGCGAATGCCGAGCTCTACTGGCGCCAGCTAATGCGCCTGCTTTGCGCACCGATGCGATCCA ACTTCCGCAACGAAGCCCTGCAGTTTTTGTGCATCTACATAGACCCCACGATTCCCGCCCAGACTGACACAGTGGATGCCCAACAGTTCCTGGTTTTGCGCAGCATTCAAGGAGCTCCTCCAACAGCTGCCGACGAG cagcagccgcaagaGCAATCTCTGGATACGGATGTTGAGATGGCCGACGTGGccgccagcggcagcaacagttCACCGGCAGCCGAGCTACCAGCTGTGATTGTGGGCTCAGAGCCCTGGCACATGAGTTTCCCCAATGATTGGTTGCCTGTGATAACGCGCGACCTACAGACCCAGTCAGAG CAGAGTAATCGTCCCCAGCCGCCTTTCTCGGACGCCTATATCTCGGGCATGTCCGCCAAGCGCCGCAAGATAATTCAGTCGGAAAAGCCCACGGCCAGCGTGGAGTGTCTCTTAGCTAACGGAGTGCAGAGGGCTATCCAGAGCGTCGGCTTGGGTGGAAGCAATGGTGGTAGCGCCTCAAGTTCGTCGATCAGTATGGATACCGTAATCGGATCCATTGCTCACGACCCCACCATTCAGGCTGCCTACACGGATGCGGTGCGCAATAGTTTAAAAGAGCGTATCCAGCGGGATGTGGATTTTAAGGCCAGCAAGTATCCGCAGATTGCCAAGTTCACCGAGCAAAAGTAG
- the LOC6737151 gene encoding large proline-rich protein BAG6 isoform X10: protein MLINLKVKTLDARIHEFSIDNELTIRQFKDQIAEKTNIAAENQRIIYQGRVLVDDKQVKEYDVDGKVLHVAERPPFSQRGANARNNDEPMRTFRNVARPQPPGMRNSPYFRAIDGMLVSTMAIPVNNGPVAGQARPPPNRYPNSSSFCINRITVALHMIDCADNIAAYLENPAIGLNNQSLDILQRGRWSMESTVVEVGVSSTDLPRNNNIIDMVQDAVTAALSHTGARNYTVVQLPTVYTNENGETSQQGTAEAGTSEGAASGAASNASGETTAATVIIEDVIETDDEVADGASDRSVTPTPEPEAEGAVGGQLVTAAETPTSSAGSANDAAAEGGNNSGPRRRTRPQVLAQVIHHYRAVQTRLAPFVDRYYEILQNDPTFEDSDTDGRENAQRIFDRVSEAFHYLSHAQHAISDLMLDLSQPGPRVLTCRPILVEQSGYIRSNNIFTPNFLAQPSGIINEPFRNRAPGSASAAGTQTATTAGTQTATTAGTQTATTAGTQTPTTAGTPTAVPPAQAANLQAATDASRSAAAMAEIASRAAGAAAEMAAGAASAAAGAANAAAAAARDLSSDPVEDPVDEPMVAPNAAGAATPAQEQQRLEMDHDHDQAQSETPERETRPVPRLRVYVPVTLPPPNPQLEMARIIQAMVNGQRPNDVHVEFNAPNVMSINLPVHVMTTVRQAPAAGSNETAEQSASDSSSPESAPASGNGESPNAASTSSGTRSGDQRANTLPTTATQTRSTSRPQIQIGGNNNWGGRIAPTHTAFDRFLPCNSHHIREPEQLLQNNSTSRSTSTAPAGGASVLPPTSAAVTRPASVGSAVAAVGNTAASPSGEAAPIASTTPAAPPQTALPTSTLTPGGDSNNLRSQLRSFLNDSLFVGVPINEQTIPGAIGRALDWFGESLVYLPQYERPEYNSRDSVCNILRVSLRLIIELCNGAPAGVDSAQFEQSLKQICDQFRKRLYSVLFLCLGSANAELYWRQLMRLLCAPMRSNFRNEALQFLCIYIDPTIPAQTDTVDAQQFLVLRSIQGAPPTAADEQQPQEQSLDTDVEMADVAASGSNSSPAAELPAVIVGSEPWHMSFPNDWLPVITRDLQTQSEQSNRPQPPFSDAYISGMSAKRRKIIQSEKPTASVECLLANGVQRAIQSVGLGGSNGGSASSSSISMDTVIGSIAHDPTIQAAYTDAVRNSLKERIQRDVDFKASKYPQIAKFTEQK from the exons ATGCTCATAAACCTTAAGGTGAAGACCTTAGATGCGCGCATCCACGAATTCAGCATCGACAATGAG CTCACCATCCGCCAGTTCAAGGACCAAATAGCCGAGAAGACTAACATTGCGGCGGAGAACCAGCGTATCATCTACCAGGGTCGCGTTCTGGTCGATGATAAGCAGGTGAAGGAATATG ATGTGGATGGCAAGGTGCTCCATGTGGCCGAACGACCACCATTCTCGCAGCGCGGAGCCAACGCCCGCAACAATGATGAACCCATGCGAACCTTCCGCAATGTGGCACGTCCGCAGCCGCCCGGAATGCGCAATTCTCCGTACTTCCGCGCCATCGATGGCATGCTGGTGAGCACCATGGCCATACCGGTGAACAATGGTCCAGTAGCAGGG CAGGCACGTCCTCCTCCGAATCGTTATCCCAACTCGTCGTCCTTCTGCATTAACCGCATCACTGTCGCCCTGCACATGATCGATTGCGCTGACAATATAGCAGCTTATCTGGAAAATCCCGCCATTGGCCTGAACAATCAGTCACTGGACATTCTGCAGCGCGGTCGCTGGTCGATGGAGTCCACAGTCGTGGAAGTAGGTGTCTCCTCGACTGATCTGCCACGCAACAATAACATCATCGATATGGTCCAAGATGCCGTGACCGCTGCTCTTTCGCATACAGGAGCACGCAACTATACGGTGGTGCAGCTGCCCACGGTTTATACCAATGAGAATGGCGAGACCAGCCAGCAGGGAACTGCCGAAGCTGGAACCAGCGAAGGAGCAGCCAGTGGAGCTGCAAGTAATGCTAGTGGTGAAACCACAGCTGCTACTGTGATTATCGAGGATGTTATCGAAACGGACGACGAAGTGGCCGATGGAGCATCAGATCGTTCGGTCACGCCAACACCAGAGCCCGAGGCGGAAGGAGCAGTTGGTGGCCAGCTAGTCACTGCAGCAGAGACTCCCACATCCTCGGCTGGATCAGCAAATGACGCGGCTGCCGAAGGCGGCAACAACTCGGGACCCAGGCGCCGCACTCGTCCTCAGGTGTTGGCCCAAGTTATTCACCACTATCGTGCCGTACAGACTCGCTTGGCGCCTTTTGTTGATCGGTACTATGAGATTCTACAGAATGATCCCACTTTCGAGGACAGT GACACCGATGGTCGCGAGAACGCACAGCGCATCTTCGATCGCGTCTCGGAGGCTTTCCACTACCTTTCGCACGCCCAGCACGCTATATCCGATTTAATGCTTGACCTGTCGCAGCCAGGGCCACGTGTGCTCACCTGCCGACCCATTCTCGTCGAGCAGAGCGGCTACATACGCTCCAATAACATCTTTACGCCCAACTTTTTGGCACAGCCCTCGGGTATTATCAACGAGCCTTTCCGCAATAGAGCACCTGGTTCTGCCTCTGCAGCTGGCACTCAAACGGCCACCACCGCGGGAACTCAAACGGCGACCACCGCGGGCACTCAAACGGCCACCACCGCCGGCACTCAAACGCCCACCACCGCGGGCACTCCAACTGCTGTGCCACCGGCGCAGGCTGCCAATTTGCAGGCGGCCACCGATGCCAGTCGCAGTGCAGCGGCCATGGCGGAGATCGCCAGTCGAGCTGCTGGAGCCGCTGCGGAAATGGCTGCCGGAGCTGCAAGTGCGGCTGCTGGAGCTGCGAATGcggctgccgccgccgctcgCGATTTATCCAGTGATCCAGTAGAGGATCCCGTCGACGAGCCTATGGTAGCGCCAAATGCTGCAGGTGCGGCAACACCAGCACAAGAGCAACAGCGTCTCGAAATGG ATCACGACCACGATCAAGCTCAAAGTGAAACTCCCGAACGAGAAACCCGACCAGTGCCTAGGCTGCGTGTCTATGTGCCAGTGACTTTGCCACCGCCCA ATCCCCAATTGGAAATGGCTCGAATTATTCAGGCAATGGTTAATGGTCAACGCCCGAACGACGTCCATGTGGAATTCAATGCCCCCAACGTCATGTCGATTAACTTGCCCGTGCATGTGATGACGACCGTGCGACAGGCTCCGGCAGCTGGATCGAACGAAACAGCGGAACAGTCTGCGTCTGATTCCTCCTCCCCTGAAAGTGCTCCTGCATCGGGCAATGGAGAGTCTCCAAATGCAGCTTCAACATCAAGTGGAACACGCAGTGGCGATCAGAGGGCCAATACCTTGCCCACCACGGCCACCCAAACGCGCTCGACATCAAGACCACAGATTCAGATTGGCGGAAACAACAACTGGGGCGGACGCATTGCTCCGACACACACGGCATTCGACCGCTTTCTGCCTTGCAATAGTCATCACATTCGGGAACCAGAGCAGCTGCTCCAAAACAACAGTACCAGTCGCAGCACCTCGACAGCACCAGCAGGAGGAGCCAGCGTTCTTCCGCCTACATCTGCTGCAGTAACTCGTCCTG CTTCGGTAGGCAGCGCAGTCGCCGCCGTCGGAAATACGGCCGCCTCACCATCAGGAGAAGCTGCCCCAATTGCTTCAACCACGCCAGCTGCTCCGCCACAAACTGCTTTGCCGACATCCACACTCACTCCTGGCGGAGACTCGAACAACCTGCGTTCGCAACTGCGCAGCTTCCTCAACGACAGCCTGTTTGTCGGAGTGCCCATCAACGAGCAGACTATCCCGGGGGCCATTGGTCGCGCACTAGACTGGTTCGGGGAGAGCCTGGTCTACCTGCCGCAGTACGAGCGTCCGGAGTACAACTCCCGCGACTCTGTGTGCAACATCCTGCGTGTCAGCCTCCGCTTGATCATCGAGCTTTGTAATGGAGCTCCGGCCGGTGTCGATAGTGCTCAGTTCGAGCAAAGTCTCAAACAGATCTGTGACCAGTTCCGCAAGCGTCTGTACAGCGTTCTCTTCCTGTGCCTTGGAAGCGCGAATGCCGAGCTCTACTGGCGCCAGCTAATGCGCCTGCTTTGCGCACCGATGCGATCCA ACTTCCGCAACGAAGCCCTGCAGTTTTTGTGCATCTACATAGACCCCACGATTCCCGCCCAGACTGACACAGTGGATGCCCAACAGTTCCTGGTTTTGCGCAGCATTCAAGGAGCTCCTCCAACAGCTGCCGACGAG cagcagccgcaagaGCAATCTCTGGATACGGATGTTGAGATGGCCGACGTGGccgccagcggcagcaacagttCACCGGCAGCCGAGCTACCAGCTGTGATTGTGGGCTCAGAGCCCTGGCACATGAGTTTCCCCAATGATTGGTTGCCTGTGATAACGCGCGACCTACAGACCCAGTCAGAG CAGAGTAATCGTCCCCAGCCGCCTTTCTCGGACGCCTATATCTCGGGCATGTCCGCCAAGCGCCGCAAGATAATTCAGTCGGAAAAGCCCACGGCCAGCGTGGAGTGTCTCTTAGCTAACGGAGTGCAGAGGGCTATCCAGAGCGTCGGCTTGGGTGGAAGCAATGGTGGTAGCGCCTCAAGTTCGTCGATCAGTATGGATACCGTAATCGGATCCATTGCTCACGACCCCACCATTCAGGCTGCCTACACGGATGCGGTGCGCAATAGTTTAAAAGAGCGTATCCAGCGGGATGTGGATTTTAAGGCCAGCAAGTATCCGCAGATTGCCAAGTTCACCGAGCAAAAGTAG